GTGGATTATAAAAAACCTAAGAGCGTAGTTGCAATAATAAAAAATGACAGGTGGCGTAAATTTATGGAGAACAGTATTGCAGAACGGTATTCCTATATGGGCCCTCTTTATTGCAAGTTTATGTTTAAAAAATGGAATGATGCAAATCCAAAAAACAGAATTAAAGATTTACGGATAATATATGTAATGGAAACAACAGGTGCTAATTACCGTAATGAAGAGCCCGTACATATAGAATTAGCTTTTATTTCCGATTAATTTAGTGTAATATGCTGAAAATTTACAAGTTAAAACAAACCGAATGAAAGAGTTAAAAGCACCAGTGATATTGTATGATGGTGTATGTAACTTTTGCAATGCAATTGTTACTTTTATTATAAAGCACGACAAGGAAAAGAAATTTCTATTTGCTCCTATTCAAAGCAAGCAGGCAAGGTTGTTGTTGCGAAACCTGGGAGAACCATTTGCAAACCTAAAAACTGTTTACCTTGTTGATTCAGGGCAAATTTACAAGAAATCAGGGGCAGTATTTAAAATCGTCCAAAAATTACATTACCCCTGGAAATTGTTATCCCTATTCAAAGTGCTGCCACTTGGGTTTACTGATTATTTGTATAGCTTAATTGCAAAAAACAGATACCATTGGTTTGGCAAAACCAATGAAATAATAAAACCAAATGAAAAAGTAAAGGAAAGGTTCTTAGCAGATTAATCCACCCTTTGTTTTATAAGCTTTACTTTGTTTACCCTGAACAAAATTAGAGAACTTATAGCTAGCGTGGCAAGTATTTTAGAAAAAATAAGCAAATGCAAATCAAGATATGTAATCAATAAATAAGAAAAGCAAAATAATAAAACAGCAACCAGAGAGATTAAAATTTTTTTCATGTTCTTTAAATATATTAATTAGAGAATTGAATTTCTTTTACTTAAAAAGAAGGAATTGGTTTCAATTTTTTTTTTTTACCTTTATGTAAGAAGTTAAAAACAAAATTGTATCTTTGCAGTCCAAATAAAAAAAAGCGCAATAAAATATATTGCGGGGTAGAGCAGGGGTAGCTCGTTGGGCTCATAACCCAAAGGTCACAAGTTCGAATCTTGTCCCCGCTACTAATAAAAAAGCCTTCAAAACTATATGTTTTGAAGGCTTTGTAGCTTTGAGGAACAGGAAAGGAAATGGAGATTAATGAATAGGAGTTCTGCTGGATATACTCATCCACCTATGCCAAAAGAATATGAAAAACTATGAATCCGATCTAAGTAACCTGCTTGGTATGCCTCAACCCAAAGTAAGAAGGTATTTAAAAGAGTATTGTAATAATCGCCTCGGCAGAAAACTCTTTAATGACTTACACTTGGGAAAATTCAAAAAAGATAAAGGCTGTAAATTTTTATGTGCTTACATAGTTTTCCGGCTCTTCGAAAACCTCCACATTTTTAGTTGAATCAGAACATACGGTAATTGTTAGTATTGCCGAATCCGCTGTGATCATCTTTGTTCTATGGCTTTTGAAGCAATATTGAAGGAATCGTGTGATGATGGGATGGGATTTTCACAATAAAATAAGTGTGCTTAAAATGATCTGGACTTTTTGAAATTGGTGGTAAGGTTATTGTTTATTATTTGTTAAGGCGAATGATTAGGTTATAGATTGAATTTATTAAATTCATTTTAATGATTATCAATAATGGAACAAGTAATTTTTAAGAAGCTTTTTCACAGGGGGAATTTTCAAATTGGCATTGTTTTTAGGCGCAATAATGAAATAGTAGAAAAACTAAAAACAATATTTTCACTCTGGAGTAAGACCCACAAATGTTGGTATGTTAAATACAGCAAGGAGAATTACCAAAAACTTAAAGTTATATTTAATGATTCAGAAATAACCATTGAAAAACCGGAAGGGACACATACAGTTTTGGAGCCTGGTTTGGAAACTCACCAAGAAAATGCTCCCATAGAATCCAGCAATGGAATCGCACTTCAGCAGTTAGAAAATGATGAACATAATTCTTTCATAGAGAATGAAGGTTTAAGGGAAGAGCCTACTAGTTTGAAAGCTACTTCTCCACCAAATGTGTTGGCCAAAGGAATTTTAGATATTCAGGAGTCTGGCTTGGAAAAGGACCAGGAAAATGCTCCCGTAGAATCCAACAAGGGAATGGCCGTTCAGGAAATTGAAATTGATGGACAAAATAAAGAACAAGCAGGGTTAAAAGCAAAGTTTGAAGTGCATCCCGATATTGGAAAATATTGGGTGCTGAGTT
This Bacteroidota bacterium DNA region includes the following protein-coding sequences:
- a CDS encoding thiol-disulfide oxidoreductase DCC family protein, whose protein sequence is MKELKAPVILYDGVCNFCNAIVTFIIKHDKEKKFLFAPIQSKQARLLLRNLGEPFANLKTVYLVDSGQIYKKSGAVFKIVQKLHYPWKLLSLFKVLPLGFTDYLYSLIAKNRYHWFGKTNEIIKPNEKVKERFLAD